One genomic segment of Hydra vulgaris chromosome 14, alternate assembly HydraT2T_AEP includes these proteins:
- the LOC136091084 gene encoding uncharacterized protein LOC136091084 translates to MSKVKTRSSTTAISDFIGPGKDFIPSELHTNRAVIQKGILLKEQKSITCNLHHNKYSNKDLQRKQMLSFNSQLLLVTEKQDIELYEEYQKNISPDISLNDNYNPVNVNFTLKQDNEIKLLVERLLKDKLGVYAFFVTRFLEKKSIKNTAMASIRFGISPAATAAIATSYLQDLIEAGFLTPEYSYLACDPSKLMRARKKIMVVAKNNDNFNLPKADNIGIYFDGRKDSTRAMINDSNGQLHPIIIKEQHITVTIEPGGRYLGHFTLNAHIHSDKPAKKIAEGVYNLLQQYNLTESCLVLGADSTSINTGSTSINTDSTSYNR, encoded by the exons atgtcGAAAGTTAAGACTAGATCATCCACCACTGCAATTTCAGATTTTATTGGACCTGGAAAAGATTTTATTCCTAGTGAACTGCATACAAACAGAGCAGTTATTCAAAAAGGAATTTTactaaaagaacaaaaaagcaTAACATGCAATCTACACCataataaatattctaacaaAGATCTGCAAAGAAAGCAAATGTTAAGTTTCAACAGCCAGTTATTGTTG GTCACAGAAAAACAAGATATAGAATTATATGaagaatatcaaaaaaatatttctcctgATATTTCTCTCAATGACAACTATAATCCAGTTAATGTtaactttactttaaaacaagacaatgaaattaaattgttgGTTGAAAGGCTTCTAAAGGATAAATTAGGTGTCTATGCTTTCTTTGTAACACGATTTTTAGAAAAGAAGTCAATAAAAAACACAGCAATGGCTAGTATAAG gttTGGGATTTCACCTGCTGCAACTGCAGCAATTGCTACAAGTTATCTGCAAGATTTAATTGAAGCAGGATTTCTCACCCCTGAATACTCTTACCTTGCTTGTGATCCTTCTAAGTTAATGAGAGcgagaaaaaaaatcatggtAGTAGCAAAGAATAATGACAACTTCAATCTTCCAAAAGCAGATAATATTGGCATTTACTTTGATGGAAGAAAAGATTCAACAAGAGCGATGATAAATGATTCAAATGGACAGCTACATCCTATTATTATCAAAGAGCAACACATTACTGTGACTATAGAACCTGGTGGTCGATATCTTGGTCATTTTACTCTAAATGCACATATTCATTCAGATAAGCCAGCTAAAAAGATTGCTGAAGGTGTTTATAATTTGCTGCAACAATATAATCTTACTGAATCATGTTTAGTACTTGGAGCTGATAGTACTTCAATTAACACCGGTAGTACTTCAATTAACACCGATAGTACTTCATATAACCGATAG